From the genome of Medicago truncatula cultivar Jemalong A17 chromosome 2, MtrunA17r5.0-ANR, whole genome shotgun sequence:
tctgatgaaagtgcagggactaaagacatatttaagccttaatttAAATAGGTgatctttaaataaattaagtcCCTTTTTAATGTCTTTTCTAGGATTTCTTCATCGTAGTGCGGtgttgttattttctttgtctTATGTgggtctttgtttttttttttttatcttgctgCGGTGTTCATTTTGTTCTGACGAACCAACTTCAATCAATTACTAATTTAACTAATTACTTGGTCATCCAACGTTGCATAtccaaaaacatgaaaatttcaatcaatttgaaTTTATCACGTACTTGTAAGTATTTTGTCATTCTATTCTATTAATTTGGATGTTGTCGGTTTCTTTGCATATTCACTGTTCTTCCTTTTTAGcaatattaaatttgtgtttgtgttgtatCCGATATACTATACCAATTTGAAtcaatgaatatatttttctagtaaaaaaaaatgtctatgcTAAACAAAACCTTAATTAAAAAActctattttgttttgttctttcaaGTTTTTGGTATCTTAAATTGTGTTGTAATAAATTGCAAGCCTGACATGGAAAggaaactctttttttttttttttttgaaataatggAAAGGAAAATCTGTAAAGCAATTCCTTCCAAATTAATGCTTGGCTCGTAGCCTCCGATTGTTAAGAGCCACTAAATATGGAAACatatttttaccaaattaaaAGGAATCAGGGTGATATATATACTCtctaatctttttttcttttttgagcaTATACTCTCTAATCTAtagcttttttatttatataaacgTGTATGATTGTAAGCATTTATATAAACTTGTATGATTGTAAGAAATGTTTTCAACTTACAATAAATTTTTGGTTTAAATTCAGCTATGAGAATACAATACTATTAAATATATTGAGAGTTTTGTCACTTACTGCGGAGACATTAATCTCTACAATTACGTGCGGAAAATATCCAATTTACTCCCAAAAGAAATGATGCAAGCCAACTTAGGTTAGCCTACTTGTTAGTGCTCTTTGAGACGGTCTTTGCTAGGTCTTCTTGTACTGTTCATAAACATTGGCGCTATAGCTAGTGCTCTATATAGTTTGCAACCTATCACTGTTACCCTCAAGTTGGCAACCAATAAATGAGCACCCTTTTGTGGTCCACACCCTCTTTTTCCATTCTATATATTTACCCTTCcttatgttttttctatttctatacCAAGGTTGTTGTGGTCTTCCCCTTGACTTCACCATAGCCTTCTCCTAAATCATTAATAATCTCTTATATTTCATTCTTTACCTTAACTTATGGATGGAAGTTGGGGTGAAGGAAAGAGAATCTATGAGTACAGAGAAGAAAATGAGTATGAAGTAGAAGTAGAAatagaagaagaggaagatgtGAGTTATGGAGATGATGAGAAAAGGAAAAGGGTGGTGACTGATCATCTTTACAACAAGAAAGGGTCAAAAGCTGGAGGATCAGTGACACCTTCTTGCCAAGTTGATAACTGTAATGCTGATCTAAGTGCTGCTAAGCAGTACCATAAGCGCCATAAGGTTTGTGAAAACCATTCTAAGGCTCATTCCGTACTCATTTCAGAGCTTCAACAAAGGTTTTGCCAGCAATGTAGCAGGTtgacaaaccctaatttcaccTCTTTTTTTCCTTGAATATCTTAATATTAGTATTCGCATGTCCTTATATTGAACCTCAATATTTGATGTGAAATGGCTGAGGGAAGATTAAGATcagttttgatttgatttgtacgtcattttcaattttttatagataaatacCTTGCTCTTTCTAATAACTAAGCCCTAGCAAGAGACAACTCATGGGATGATCTTGATtgaagtgttttttttcttctatcaaCTAACGACCTCTAAAAGATGTTCAAAAGTGAACACTTACCATTTCtagtaaatattaatattacatctttttctctttgtgcattattataaaatgggtcatgctaacaattgttaaggatttaaaaaagaaaacaattgctaaattttatgtagaaaaaattgttttttaatattccAGGTTGATTACAATTTTGAAGgtaaattttttactttaagtTTCTTAACAAATGTCATAAGGGTTAGGGCACTTATTATCATTTCCCTTGTAAAAATCTACCATTTTACTAAAAATAGCAAGGGTCTACCTTTGTCTCCTTTTTTAGAAGTCCATAttagacaagttttttttaatatggacttaaaaaaatgttcaaatgtGGACCATTACCTCTTTTAGTAAAATATGgtgaattttgtaaaaataaaattaagagtaaaatatggtgaattttgtaaaataaaataaagggagtTCATATTAGATGCACTTTTTTTGGATAGGAAAATGTCTGTAAGTTACTggtttaagtgttttttttactcatttGATTTGAAGTGTGTATCAGAAAATGAGAGATGTGTCTAAATTTGTACATTGtttacaatttttgttttttttcactttttaattttcactCCTACAAAGGATATAGTTAGCTAGCTATACAGTGCTAAACTTTTCTACTAATAGTGaataattatattgttttagTTCTTGAAAGATTTAGCAACTTGCCCAATTGGAAAAATTTGTTGGTACAGGATTCTTGACACTATATTCCCTGAATATGTATTGATGTTCATTGTTCATCGATTTATACAACTCACAATCACAGGGTACTTAATTATTCTAAAAAACTGATAAATTTAATCCTTTTAATTACCCCAACATGCTAAGATAGGGACATACTCATATGTGCCCTCAACTTCAAGATCATATATATAGCATAGAGTTACAGTGATTGGTATTTATTCATACGCCAGCATTTCCACTTTAGTCATCACTTAATTTTGGAGTCATGTTTTTAATCCCCACGAAGTTGACAACACAAAAGGTGTTATCGGTTCCATTTTTTAAAGGATACTTCATGGAGGCAAGacagggaaaaaaaaaatagggcaaCATATTactacaaaattttcattgaaaaaagttaaaaaatttgagaaaaaaatatataaaatctatCTAAAAAAAGGTCCACATAGTAAATTTTGTTTGCTAGCATATTgtcataatttttaattttgtttttgttattaagacaaaaaaaagtaaaaaaatactatGTTGAAATGTTAATATATAACTTCTTTTTGAAGGAGAGATGTTAATATGTTATAGCGAGTAAAATTCAAGGGGTCCATTAGTAGACATTTTTAAGTGCATATTAGAGGCGTCCCCTAATCTGTTCCATATCAAAACCTAACTCTCTAAAATTTTGAAGCCATAATTGGTGAATCTATGATCATCATTAACTTTACAtctaataatttcaatttttttcttcaggtGAAAGGTAGATTTAGATTTAAACGTTGGATAAACCAAATCAGTTTTCACCTGTGTTCTTGTGCATACTAAATTAACCAAAACACATATGCAATGTTCTTCATATATAGGAGCAATAGTCAAGAGTACATTCCCATGATTTacaactaattaattaacttataGCTTTGGAATATGGTTTTTCTATAGGTTTCATGAGGTATCAGAATTTGATGACTTAAAAAGGAGTTGTAGAAGGCGTTTAGCTGGACATAACGAGAGGCGTCGCAAAAGTGCATCCGAATATCACTGAGAAGGAATTCATTGATGATGATCAAACATATTGAGCAGCATATATAGTTGAAATAAAGACACCATCCTTGAGTTCTTCATATTCAAATTGATGTTATTTGTGGAAGCTCTCTCTCTTCTGTCATCAAACTTTATCTCCCTCTTTATGCTAAGTTTGCTGCTCCATTAGATCGAGTATAATTTTAGCtgaaaactaaaaataactTGCTTGACTTCATGCCTTTGCAATTGTATTGTATGTGTTTCTTTCATGTCCTCATACCATTAATTTATTATCATGGCTTTCTCACCAATAATATATTTGAGGGATATATGCTTTGAAGAGTAGTGATCAAATGTCCCAAAATTAGTACTAACTTTTTTGTCCATGAAAGATGTCACATTTCAAATTAGCATGTTGCGTCACCAtcaattcatttttcttcatttttttttttattttttttttatagacgaAGCATCAAACCCCACTATAAACTCATACACATAAAGTAAAAGACGTCAAATTCAAACTCAGGACGACACAAAAGATATTCAACATAACAATGTCAATATTACTTATTATGttaatatattaaaagaaaatgagtcGAACATAATTTTAAACGGTAGTTGCATCGACTACATTTTTTAGTAATATATATCAAGGAACATACTATAAAATTAGCAACGAAGCTTTAGGAACGGAGGAAAACATTAAACTCCTCATTATAATTAGCAATGAAAAATTAGTGAtcgatttaatttttttatttctctaaatttagtccctaattttattttatttttctattagtgATGCAACCGTAACTATAACTTCAATTTTGAACCAGATATATATTGATCTCTCCTTGTTTTACCTTCACTGTATCAAAAAAGGGGAAAATTATAATGTGGCCTACATTGATCACTTGGGAAATAATTCTCATAGCAAGTTTTTGGTGGTATCTTTCATATCCATGGCTGAAGTTCTGAATTATACTCTCATTTTCACACTAGGGACCACGTTTCCATTCTGGCACCTTCCATTCTAGTTTAATCCAATACTGTCTTGCTCACACACTTGTTCTTTAAGTTTGAGTATCCACCATAAGTAAAAAGCATAATTGGAGGAATAAATTAAGCTCGTGGGTGAGTGATGCATATAAAACAAGATTGCCAATGTCACCAGAAACATCTGTTAATTATTCcatgttaacttttttttcatcTCAATATCCCATGTTTGGGTAAAGCTCGTTTTCAAGAGTTAGAGAATCAATTAggacggtttttttttttactatgggGCAGGTGGCCTTCAAGGCCGCTTCAAGCAAAGTGGTCAAATATGAGAAAACATGTTTTGACAATCAATATGCTTTTATACAATTTGCGTTTGACATTTTTGACTTCATAGTATCTGAGTTTGTTAACCTTCTATAAAAAGTTCAAAGGATCACGCATAACAATGTTGAGTCACCTAGATCTATGATTTTGGAATTAAAAGGATTGattttgtcattcaaaaagGATTAGCAGCAGCTCAACCCAAAATTTGAATCTTACCAATTATGAGTTTGTATGTTGTTTAGCGCCAACACCTTTAATCACATgaaattatattcattttttttatcatgtataTGTTGATGCTTCATAGTTTGTACGAGactatttaaaaatacaaattattaaaaaaatcaaatcatcacCAAGGTAGAAATACTTCTAACatgcattatttttatcaattcttCCCTAAACAATGATTGATGAC
Proteins encoded in this window:
- the LOC11438830 gene encoding squamosa promoter-binding protein 1; the protein is MDGSWGEGKRIYEYREENEYEVEVEIEEEEDVSYGDDEKRKRVVTDHLYNKKGSKAGGSVTPSCQVDNCNADLSAAKQYHKRHKVCENHSKAHSVLISELQQRFCQQCSRFHEVSEFDDLKRSCRRRLAGHNERRRKSASEYH